Proteins from one Flammeovirgaceae bacterium genomic window:
- a CDS encoding SulP family inorganic anion transporter, with protein MKIFDTRTIKGDLFGGITAGIVALPLAMAFGVQSGLGAEAGLYGAIAIGIVAAIFGGTKTQISGPTGPMTVVSTLVAASLMQQAPNLEVGLAMVFLTFFLSGVIQIIFGFTQVGKMVQFIPYPVVSGFMSGIGLIIIFLQLFPLVGHKSPGKIVDVFANLAVPLKHMNGQAFLLGLLTIAIIYLFPRITKVVPSALVALIVVSLVPQFVAMDIPKIGDIPEGLPHLNFGIFSGLSLSSIGLVIVPAITLAALGAIDSLLTSIVADNITKTKHNSNRELIGQGLGNMMAALIGGIPGAGATMRTVVNVRSGGRTRVSGVVHGVFLLIVLLGLGRYAAEIPLSVLAGILITVGIGIIDYKGLRDIMKVPRADAVVKITVVAMTVFVDLLWAVGAGLVLSALFFVKRSAEQAHESSTMDPANDHPDSDDGLKEASINHAGKVFIQEFHGPLFFGFSSKFQDQYNNSPDMKAVVFRCEHLSFVDQSGMYALMEVINDLNNKDTWVIFTGLSKNVREQFEKLGIIPGLVPASHCFEDFEKATSWLVGNLKDKGTKKTEELFANQLT; from the coding sequence ATGAAGATATTTGACACAAGAACAATAAAAGGCGACCTGTTTGGCGGTATCACCGCAGGGATAGTGGCACTGCCCCTGGCCATGGCCTTCGGGGTACAATCCGGCCTGGGTGCCGAAGCAGGCCTATATGGTGCCATAGCCATCGGGATAGTGGCGGCCATTTTCGGAGGGACAAAAACACAGATAAGCGGCCCCACCGGGCCTATGACCGTGGTGTCCACCCTGGTGGCGGCATCCCTTATGCAACAGGCGCCAAACCTCGAGGTAGGCCTTGCCATGGTATTCCTAACCTTTTTCCTGAGCGGGGTCATACAAATTATTTTTGGTTTTACCCAGGTGGGCAAAATGGTGCAGTTTATTCCCTACCCCGTGGTGTCGGGGTTTATGAGCGGGATAGGATTGATCATTATTTTTTTACAGCTTTTTCCCCTGGTAGGCCATAAGTCCCCGGGCAAAATTGTTGATGTGTTTGCCAACTTGGCTGTTCCCCTTAAACATATGAATGGGCAGGCATTCTTATTGGGCCTCCTGACAATAGCCATCATTTATTTGTTCCCACGCATTACGAAGGTAGTCCCCAGTGCCCTGGTTGCCTTAATTGTAGTGTCTTTGGTCCCGCAATTTGTGGCCATGGATATTCCCAAGATCGGGGACATACCCGAAGGGTTGCCCCATTTGAACTTTGGTATATTTAGCGGGTTGAGCTTGTCCAGCATAGGCCTGGTGATCGTGCCGGCCATTACGCTGGCCGCCCTGGGCGCCATCGATTCCCTACTTACCTCAATAGTGGCCGACAACATTACCAAGACCAAGCACAATAGCAACAGGGAATTGATTGGGCAGGGCCTGGGCAACATGATGGCCGCCCTTATAGGCGGGATACCCGGTGCCGGTGCCACCATGCGTACCGTGGTAAACGTACGATCGGGGGGAAGGACCCGGGTTTCAGGTGTGGTGCATGGTGTGTTTTTACTTATCGTACTGTTGGGACTGGGCAGGTATGCCGCTGAAATCCCACTGTCGGTGCTGGCAGGCATCCTGATTACCGTGGGCATCGGCATCATAGACTACAAGGGCCTCCGGGACATCATGAAAGTGCCACGGGCCGATGCGGTGGTAAAAATAACAGTAGTGGCCATGACCGTGTTTGTGGACCTGTTGTGGGCCGTAGGGGCAGGGCTGGTTTTGTCTGCCTTGTTTTTTGTAAAGCGCTCTGCAGAGCAAGCCCACGAGTCAAGCACCATGGACCCCGCCAACGACCATCCCGATAGTGACGATGGCTTGAAGGAGGCCAGCATAAACCACGCAGGAAAAGTCTTCATTCAGGAATTTCACGGACCATTGTTTTTTGGGTTTTCTTCAAAATTCCAGGACCAGTACAACAATAGCCCCGATATGAAGGCGGTGGTCTTCCGTTGCGAACACCTTTCCTTTGTTGACCAATCCGGGATGTATGCGCTCATGGAGGTGATCAATGATTTAAACAATAAAGATACCTGGGTTATATTTACAGGCCTGAGCAAAAATGTAAGGGAGCAATTTGAAAAATTAGGGATAATTCCCGGTCTTGTGCCAGCCTCTCATTGTTTTGAGGACTTTGAAAAAGCAACCTCGTGGTTGGTGGGGAACCTGAAGGATAAAGGCACAAAAAAAACAGAAGAATTATTTGCAAACCAATTAACATAA
- a CDS encoding TonB-dependent receptor — translation MTKLNVPLIFIFLSTCSAFAQPLAQTVRGQVTDKVSQAPLPGASVIIMGTDPLVGTTTSPDGNFKLANVPVGNISLRVSFVGYKEFVLPNVVVNSGKEVVLNISIEEDITNMDEIVVTPDVEKDKPLNEMATVSARTFSVEETRKFAAAVNDPARMASSYAGVVSTDDGNNAISIRGNSPYGLLWRMEGIDIPNPNHFANVGTSGGGISILSSQLLDNSDFITGAFPAEYGNALAGVFDLNLRKGNNEKREYTVQGSFLGTDVAIEGPFSKGYRGSYLLNYRYSTLSVLSNLGVNVGDAVTNFQDLSYHFYLPTNKFGNFSLFGFGGLSDQKHDAEKDSTKWEEEYLRYNEKYFSNTGAAGIKHIFNAGNDTYIQSSFMLSSTGNGYQVLRLDDDYVPQFEYKRNYDNKKLTLSSVLNHKFNAKNSVRSGIYFNEYFYDLNLKDRNEETDEVETRLRANSHAVTVQLFSQWSYRMTGKLTLNTGLHYLQLTNNHSQSLEPRASLKVDLDEKQFVSIGYGLHSQVQPIGVYEAEVTDAQGNRTKPNKGIGLNKSHHLVLAYDRAINEFTRVKAETYYQHLFNIAVKDDPASPISTLVIEEGYLTDPLVNKGSGRNYGLELTLEQFFHNNAYFLLSSSWYDSKYKALDGVLRNTRFNGNFAISVTAGKEYNWAKNRVFGLNVRTIYSGGFRDTPIDFQKSTQLGRTEYIESLAFTEQLPNYFRADFRVSIKRNRPKSTSTLSLDIQNVTNHQNLGGQYFDAASGEIKKWYQLPLLPVLAYRIEF, via the coding sequence ATGACCAAACTGAATGTGCCCCTCATTTTTATCTTTTTGTCCACTTGTTCGGCCTTTGCCCAGCCGTTGGCCCAAACGGTCCGCGGGCAGGTCACCGACAAGGTTTCCCAAGCCCCGCTGCCGGGCGCCAGTGTAATCATTATGGGCACCGACCCATTGGTTGGCACCACTACCAGCCCCGATGGCAATTTCAAACTTGCCAATGTGCCGGTTGGCAATATTTCGCTTCGCGTGTCTTTTGTGGGCTACAAGGAATTTGTCCTTCCCAATGTGGTGGTAAATTCAGGCAAGGAGGTTGTGCTCAATATTTCCATTGAGGAAGACATTACCAACATGGACGAAATAGTGGTCACCCCGGATGTGGAAAAGGACAAACCGCTTAATGAAATGGCCACCGTGAGCGCCCGTACGTTTTCCGTGGAGGAAACCAGGAAATTCGCAGCGGCAGTCAACGATCCTGCCCGTATGGCTTCCTCATACGCAGGTGTGGTGTCAACGGACGATGGCAACAATGCCATCTCCATCCGGGGCAACTCCCCTTACGGGCTACTGTGGAGGATGGAAGGGATTGATATCCCCAACCCCAACCATTTTGCCAACGTGGGCACTTCCGGGGGAGGGATCTCCATCCTAAGCTCCCAGCTCCTGGACAATTCGGATTTTATAACCGGGGCTTTCCCTGCCGAGTATGGTAACGCATTGGCGGGGGTATTTGATTTAAACCTTCGCAAAGGAAACAACGAGAAAAGGGAGTATACAGTGCAGGGAAGTTTTTTAGGAACTGACGTAGCGATAGAAGGCCCATTCTCAAAAGGCTATCGCGGGTCATACCTGCTCAATTACCGCTATTCAACGCTTAGTGTATTAAGTAACCTCGGTGTAAATGTTGGGGATGCCGTGACCAACTTCCAGGACCTCAGCTATCATTTTTACCTGCCCACGAACAAATTCGGGAATTTTTCATTGTTTGGGTTTGGTGGACTGAGCGATCAAAAACACGATGCGGAAAAAGATTCAACGAAATGGGAAGAAGAATACCTGCGTTACAATGAAAAGTATTTTTCAAATACCGGGGCGGCAGGCATCAAGCATATTTTCAATGCCGGTAACGATACTTACATCCAATCTTCATTTATGCTTTCCAGCACGGGCAACGGGTACCAGGTGCTCCGCCTTGATGACGATTATGTTCCACAATTTGAATACAAAAGGAACTATGACAACAAAAAACTTACCCTCAGCTCGGTCCTCAACCATAAATTCAATGCAAAGAACAGCGTAAGGTCCGGAATCTATTTCAACGAATACTTTTATGACCTGAACTTAAAGGACCGCAATGAAGAAACCGATGAGGTGGAAACGCGCCTGCGGGCCAACAGCCATGCGGTTACCGTTCAGCTATTCTCCCAATGGAGTTACCGAATGACCGGGAAACTTACCCTGAATACCGGGCTCCATTATTTGCAGCTTACCAACAACCACTCCCAATCACTGGAACCCAGGGCATCACTAAAGGTTGACCTGGATGAAAAACAATTCGTGAGCATAGGGTACGGCCTTCACAGCCAGGTCCAGCCCATAGGGGTGTATGAAGCAGAGGTAACCGATGCACAAGGAAACAGGACAAAACCCAATAAAGGCATTGGTTTGAACAAATCCCATCACCTGGTGCTGGCTTATGACCGCGCGATAAACGAGTTCACCCGTGTGAAGGCCGAAACCTACTACCAGCATTTGTTTAACATAGCGGTAAAAGATGATCCTGCAAGCCCTATCTCTACGCTGGTGATTGAAGAAGGCTACCTCACAGATCCCCTTGTAAACAAAGGGTCGGGGAGGAACTACGGATTGGAGCTTACCCTTGAGCAATTCTTTCACAACAATGCTTACTTCTTGCTCTCTTCCTCATGGTATGACTCAAAATACAAGGCCCTGGATGGTGTGTTGAGGAACACGCGGTTCAACGGAAATTTTGCCATAAGCGTTACCGCAGGGAAGGAATACAACTGGGCAAAAAACAGGGTATTCGGATTGAATGTACGCACTATCTACAGCGGGGGCTTCAGGGACACGCCCATTGATTTTCAAAAATCAACACAATTGGGACGAACGGAATACATCGAAAGCCTTGCGTTTACCGAGCAACTCCCTAATTATTTCAGGGCGGACTTTAGGGTGAGCATTAAAAGGAACAGGCCTAAGTCAACTTCAACCCTGTCATTGGACATACAGAACGTGACCAACCACCAGAATTTGGGAGGCCAGTATTTTGATGCTGCCAGCGGGGAAATAAAGAAGTGGTACCAGTTGCCACTTCTGCCAGTGCTTGCCTATCGAATCGAGTTTTAA
- a CDS encoding FecR domain-containing protein, giving the protein MGQPYDHIDDLIGKYLAGEATAEECRQVEEWANESTSHKKQFEHFKLIFERASSVKNVQPFDADKAWLGVKAKMTRPRAKAILLRPYVGVLRAAAVLIVAVGVGYLAYQWTSAPGPVVTLASQNEVVTDSLPDGSLAVLNKRSTLTYTFEVRSNKRKVELRGEAYFEVKHQEGSPFVIEAGEVTIEDIGTAFNVTAFPESQTIEVYVESGEVAFYSRNNKGLNLVAGETGIYHKASQSFERASIMDANQLAYKTGMFSFNNADLETIIKDLNSVYSAQIRLSDEALGKCLLNVSFNNEKLQDIVEIIAETLKLTVTREGENYVLNGKGCEDQ; this is encoded by the coding sequence GTGGGCCAACCGTACGACCATATTGACGATTTGATTGGCAAGTACCTTGCCGGGGAAGCTACCGCGGAAGAATGCCGCCAGGTGGAGGAATGGGCCAACGAAAGCACGTCCCACAAAAAACAATTTGAGCATTTCAAATTGATTTTTGAACGGGCCTCGTCCGTCAAAAACGTACAGCCATTTGATGCGGACAAGGCATGGCTTGGGGTAAAGGCGAAAATGACAAGGCCGCGGGCAAAGGCCATCCTGCTCCGGCCTTATGTAGGCGTACTCCGGGCCGCGGCCGTTTTGATTGTGGCGGTGGGCGTTGGCTACCTCGCCTATCAATGGACCAGTGCCCCCGGCCCTGTGGTAACGCTGGCTTCCCAAAATGAAGTGGTAACGGACTCCCTGCCCGATGGGAGTTTGGCAGTGCTTAACAAGCGCAGCACCCTAACGTATACCTTTGAGGTAAGAAGCAACAAACGAAAAGTTGAGCTGAGGGGTGAGGCATACTTTGAGGTGAAGCACCAGGAAGGCAGCCCTTTTGTGATTGAGGCTGGGGAGGTGACCATTGAAGACATCGGTACCGCTTTTAACGTAACGGCCTTTCCGGAAAGCCAAACCATCGAAGTATATGTGGAATCGGGCGAGGTGGCCTTCTACTCGCGCAACAACAAAGGGCTTAACCTGGTGGCTGGGGAAACGGGCATATACCATAAGGCCAGCCAATCATTTGAACGCGCGTCAATAATGGACGCCAATCAATTGGCCTACAAAACGGGCATGTTCAGCTTCAACAATGCTGATTTGGAAACGATCATAAAGGACCTGAATTCGGTCTATAGCGCACAAATAAGGTTGTCCGATGAAGCACTTGGGAAATGCTTGTTGAACGTATCCTTCAATAATGAAAAGTTGCAGGACATTGTGGAAATAATAGCCGAGACCCTAAAGCTTACGGTGACCAGGGAGGGTGAAAACTACGTGCTGAACGGAAAAGGTTGTGAAGACCAATGA
- a CDS encoding ABC transporter permease produces MIRNHVLLALRNIAKHKLFSAINIAGLGIGLSAAIVLFLFAKYQLTYDQFHSHSEDLYMVYKERATPTGVQPTYDTWHPLLEQLLAGFPEITAGTRISESGVLVEAKGNRYSETCYYVDPAYFKVFDFPLEEGDNANPLPDNQSAIVSRALAKKYFGDGGAIGKTITVDFGKQYTITGVLADYPRNASIASELIFPIKSQPGYAEWENDWGSSSLFTIVQLGKNASVSGLTAKFPALIKKLWNEEVQKRTQFKLLPIAASFETFIGDPQDVYILIFVGIGLVLIVTINFVNLSTARTLDRAREVSMRKVFGAQRAQLVQQFLYESIIMGLIALCLSVLATKLMLPVINQYFELDLSLNLGSPAVCLVLLLASIGLGILAGIFPSIILSGLRIQRGLKSFGTDKARMRNILVTVQFGLSMVLVIAMLVIGKQLSYMKTSDMGFDPHNQLIIPISVNDFAETDSAQARLESFKDIISKHSAIKSISSSRHVPFNWSGSNVFVRPEGWQGAPLRMRYTFHDADFLSTYHIPMLEGPGFKDDSFGDQRESVIINEAAMRAFGWNNINNKSILIGDQRIEVVGLIKDFNFETLQNEIAPTLHFHRSPSNRTHRYITANIAGGNKQEVVDFIKSKWPILDASESLPFNYYFLDEAIDRVYQSEDRLLTMIKAFASITLVIACMGLYGLSSFVMERKKKEIGIRKVLGAGVARITILFFRRYLFLVLMGFAFAAPVSYYVMNLWLSGYARHTAVGADVLLASLFSILFTSLATVSFKILQVATKNPATVIREDN; encoded by the coding sequence ATGATCAGAAACCACGTCCTGTTGGCACTCCGCAATATTGCCAAGCACAAATTATTCTCCGCCATCAATATCGCTGGCCTTGGCATTGGGCTGTCGGCCGCTATTGTCCTCTTCCTTTTTGCAAAATACCAACTCACCTACGACCAGTTCCATTCCCATTCCGAAGACCTGTACATGGTGTACAAGGAGCGGGCAACACCAACGGGCGTGCAGCCCACCTATGATACCTGGCACCCTTTGCTGGAACAACTTCTTGCCGGATTTCCCGAAATAACAGCGGGCACCCGGATCAGCGAATCGGGCGTGCTGGTGGAAGCAAAAGGAAACCGGTACAGTGAAACCTGCTACTATGTGGACCCCGCATACTTCAAGGTATTTGACTTTCCCCTGGAGGAGGGCGACAACGCCAACCCCTTGCCCGACAACCAATCCGCCATTGTTTCCCGGGCATTGGCAAAAAAGTATTTTGGCGATGGGGGCGCCATTGGCAAAACCATCACAGTGGACTTTGGGAAGCAGTACACCATTACCGGGGTGTTGGCCGATTACCCCCGTAACGCGTCCATCGCATCGGAACTTATTTTCCCCATCAAAAGCCAACCGGGGTATGCGGAGTGGGAAAACGACTGGGGGTCGTCTTCCCTGTTCACCATTGTGCAACTCGGTAAAAATGCCTCCGTGTCCGGGCTTACGGCCAAATTCCCGGCACTTATCAAAAAGCTATGGAACGAAGAGGTGCAAAAACGCACCCAATTCAAATTGCTTCCCATTGCCGCCAGCTTTGAAACCTTTATCGGGGACCCACAGGATGTTTACATATTGATTTTTGTTGGGATAGGGCTTGTCCTGATCGTCACCATCAACTTTGTGAACCTCTCCACGGCACGGACGTTGGACCGGGCACGGGAAGTAAGCATGCGAAAGGTGTTTGGCGCACAACGCGCCCAGTTGGTCCAACAATTTTTATATGAGTCGATCATAATGGGCTTGATCGCGCTATGCCTTTCGGTGCTTGCCACCAAATTAATGCTGCCCGTCATCAACCAGTATTTTGAACTTGATTTGAGCCTCAACCTGGGCAGCCCTGCCGTGTGCCTGGTATTGTTACTGGCAAGCATTGGGCTAGGCATACTTGCCGGCATTTTTCCTTCCATCATTTTATCAGGATTGCGCATCCAGCGTGGGCTCAAATCATTTGGCACGGACAAGGCACGTATGAGGAACATCCTGGTCACCGTACAATTCGGCCTATCAATGGTGCTGGTCATTGCCATGCTGGTCATTGGCAAACAATTGAGCTATATGAAAACCAGTGATATGGGCTTTGATCCCCACAACCAGCTCATCATCCCCATTTCCGTAAATGATTTTGCCGAAACCGATTCCGCCCAGGCGCGCCTTGAAAGCTTCAAGGATATCATTTCAAAACATTCTGCCATAAAAAGCATCTCGTCATCCCGGCACGTGCCCTTCAACTGGTCGGGATCCAATGTATTTGTGAGGCCGGAGGGGTGGCAGGGCGCACCATTGCGCATGCGTTATACTTTTCACGATGCCGATTTTCTTTCCACCTACCACATCCCAATGCTTGAAGGCCCCGGGTTCAAAGACGATTCGTTCGGGGACCAGCGGGAGTCTGTCATCATTAATGAGGCCGCCATGCGCGCTTTCGGATGGAACAACATCAACAACAAAAGCATTTTGATAGGCGACCAAAGGATAGAAGTGGTGGGCTTGATCAAGGATTTCAACTTTGAGACCCTCCAAAATGAAATTGCCCCCACGCTGCATTTTCACCGCTCGCCATCCAACCGTACGCACCGGTACATTACCGCCAACATTGCTGGAGGCAACAAGCAGGAAGTAGTGGATTTCATCAAATCAAAATGGCCAATACTGGATGCTTCCGAATCGCTGCCTTTCAACTATTATTTTCTGGACGAGGCCATTGACCGCGTTTACCAAAGCGAAGACCGCCTGCTCACCATGATCAAGGCCTTTGCGTCCATCACCCTGGTCATTGCCTGCATGGGGTTATATGGTTTGTCTTCGTTTGTCATGGAAAGGAAGAAAAAAGAAATCGGGATCAGGAAAGTATTGGGCGCGGGGGTGGCAAGGATAACCATCCTTTTTTTCAGAAGGTACCTGTTTTTGGTTTTGATGGGTTTTGCCTTTGCCGCCCCGGTGTCCTATTATGTAATGAACCTATGGCTCTCAGGGTATGCACGGCATACCGCTGTTGGCGCGGATGTTCTCCTGGCCTCGCTGTTTTCCATCCTGTTTACCTCCCTGGCAACGGTGTCTTTCAAGATACTGCAAGTGGCCACTAAGAACCCGGCCACGGTGATCCGGGAAGACAACTAG
- a CDS encoding RNA polymerase sigma-70 factor, with protein sequence MEIAEYDRLRALRKGDETAFEMIFKSYYQPLCHYAYTFLLDRDEAEEIVQAIFLNVWEKKAGLAIETSLKAYLYRAIRNGCLNAIKHQKVKKKHAEEYIAVSNASHEPVSESVISSELDQKIGDALMALPEQCRLIFKMSRFEELKYAEIAGQLNISIKTVENQIGKALKIMRGHLKEFLPLLIVFMKGYMD encoded by the coding sequence GTGGAAATAGCGGAATACGACCGTTTGAGGGCACTTAGAAAAGGGGATGAAACCGCTTTTGAGATGATTTTTAAATCATACTATCAGCCACTGTGCCACTACGCCTATACTTTTCTCCTGGACCGGGACGAGGCCGAGGAGATAGTCCAGGCCATCTTTCTTAACGTTTGGGAAAAGAAGGCGGGCCTTGCCATAGAAACGTCCCTAAAAGCATATTTGTACCGTGCTATCCGAAACGGCTGCCTCAATGCCATAAAACATCAAAAAGTAAAAAAGAAACATGCCGAGGAATACATTGCTGTTTCGAATGCCAGTCATGAGCCGGTTTCCGAATCGGTAATTTCCTCTGAGCTGGACCAAAAGATCGGGGACGCCCTGATGGCGCTCCCGGAACAATGCCGCCTGATATTCAAAATGAGCCGCTTTGAGGAATTAAAATATGCCGAAATAGCAGGCCAATTGAACATTTCCATCAAAACAGTGGAAAACCAAATAGGCAAGGCCTTGAAAATAATGAGGGGGCACCTCAAGGAGTTTTTGCCCCTGCTTATTGTCTTTATGAAAGGGTATATGGATTAG
- the can gene encoding carbonate dehydratase — MELYNKLLKNNREWVESMISTDPEYFSKLAEGQKPPLLWIGCADSRVPANQIIGAPPGEVFVHRNIANLVVNTDMNMLSVLDYAVNVLKVQHVIVCGHYGCGGVKAAMGNQQFGLIDNWIRHIKDVYRFHQKELDAIPDTTAREARFVELNIVEQVYNLGHTSIIQNSWSETQRPFIHGWVYDIRNGIIKDLEVTVKENNDLLKIYQLEPNGAVK; from the coding sequence ATGGAACTCTATAATAAATTATTGAAGAACAACAGGGAGTGGGTGGAGAGCATGATATCCACGGACCCTGAATATTTTAGCAAACTGGCCGAAGGCCAAAAGCCGCCCTTGCTTTGGATTGGGTGTGCGGACAGCCGGGTGCCTGCCAACCAAATTATTGGTGCGCCCCCGGGCGAGGTTTTTGTCCATCGCAATATTGCCAACCTGGTGGTGAACACGGACATGAACATGCTGAGCGTGCTGGACTACGCAGTGAACGTGCTCAAGGTCCAACACGTCATCGTATGTGGTCATTATGGATGCGGGGGCGTAAAGGCGGCCATGGGCAACCAACAGTTTGGGCTTATCGACAATTGGATCAGGCACATCAAAGACGTGTACCGGTTTCATCAAAAGGAACTGGACGCCATACCCGACACGACCGCCCGGGAGGCCAGGTTCGTGGAACTCAATATTGTTGAACAGGTCTATAACCTGGGCCATACCTCCATCATTCAAAACTCATGGAGCGAAACCCAAAGGCCCTTTATACATGGCTGGGTCTATGACATACGGAATGGCATCATCAAAGACCTTGAAGTGACCGTCAAAGAAAACAACGACCTGCTAAAAATTTACCAGCTTGAACCGAACGGGGCGGTGAAATAG
- a CDS encoding CocE/NonD family hydrolase has product MRKFLPILLLFSIALQAQHPQNIVREEIMVPMRDGVRLGAILYRPDRPRKFPALVYRTPYGIDDYDSYAEFPLKAAKEGYIVLLVDVRGRYRSEGEFVAYQNEKNDGYDVVEWVGTSPYCNGKVGTYGGSYPGIVQWLAMSQMPPHLAAAAPEMTPIGSHHFFYYGGAFSMTWLDWFVPYIFADKRKRAHDTSGTWDDAKADEEWAHGDKRKWYAYRPLIDLPILKKHAPEYYAWLQHPDKSPWWDFVKVEDVFKKFDIPVFLLSGWYDAGYGPEGASRAYRKMQEEAATETAKKNTRLVLGPWNHTSLNVRKTHFGEMEFYESAGLDYDTELLKWFDENVKGIPHRSNLPPVSIFVMGENKWLAENEWPLSRAVATDLYLQGTGKATLDKTDGKLAKSIPEQGQGDTFVFDPANPLWDKSYEKSYPYDQRDNEIRKDVLVYTSAPLASDLKVVGEVVAELFVSSTAKDTDFAITLTDVYPDGKSINLSGMDAGYLRMRYRNGFEKQELMKPGEVYKIRIGQLYTANLFKKGHRIRVQVTSSKAPHHDPNPNTGTEMATEKDLVPAANTVYHSRQYPSKIILPVIE; this is encoded by the coding sequence ATGAGAAAATTTCTCCCCATACTATTGCTCTTTTCCATTGCCCTGCAAGCCCAGCATCCCCAAAATATTGTGCGGGAGGAAATTATGGTGCCCATGCGCGATGGGGTACGGTTGGGGGCTATTTTATACCGGCCTGACCGGCCAAGAAAGTTCCCGGCCCTTGTCTACCGCACGCCTTATGGTATTGACGACTATGATAGCTATGCCGAATTCCCGTTGAAAGCCGCCAAAGAAGGGTACATCGTTTTGCTGGTGGACGTGCGGGGAAGGTACAGGAGCGAGGGGGAGTTTGTGGCATATCAAAATGAAAAGAACGATGGGTACGATGTGGTAGAATGGGTGGGGACATCCCCTTATTGCAATGGAAAAGTAGGGACTTATGGTGGGTCCTACCCGGGCATTGTGCAATGGCTGGCCATGTCGCAGATGCCCCCACACCTGGCAGCGGCCGCCCCGGAAATGACGCCCATTGGGAGCCATCACTTTTTTTATTACGGTGGCGCGTTCTCCATGACCTGGCTGGACTGGTTTGTGCCCTACATCTTTGCCGACAAAAGAAAAAGGGCCCACGACACCTCCGGCACATGGGACGATGCAAAGGCCGATGAAGAATGGGCCCATGGGGACAAAAGGAAATGGTATGCCTACAGGCCCTTGATTGATTTGCCCATCCTTAAAAAACATGCCCCTGAATACTATGCCTGGCTGCAACATCCTGACAAATCACCGTGGTGGGATTTTGTAAAAGTGGAGGATGTGTTCAAAAAGTTTGATATCCCTGTTTTTCTTTTAAGCGGATGGTACGATGCAGGCTACGGGCCGGAGGGGGCATCCCGTGCTTACCGCAAGATGCAGGAAGAAGCAGCAACCGAAACGGCAAAGAAAAACACGCGCCTTGTGTTGGGGCCGTGGAACCATACCTCGTTGAACGTTCGCAAAACGCATTTTGGGGAAATGGAATTTTATGAATCTGCCGGGTTGGATTACGACACCGAACTGTTGAAATGGTTCGATGAAAACGTAAAGGGCATCCCCCACCGGAGCAACCTTCCTCCCGTAAGCATTTTTGTGATGGGCGAGAACAAATGGCTGGCAGAAAACGAGTGGCCGCTAAGCCGGGCCGTGGCCACCGATCTCTATTTGCAGGGCACCGGCAAGGCCACCCTTGACAAAACCGATGGTAAACTGGCAAAAAGCATTCCGGAACAAGGGCAGGGCGACACATTTGTGTTTGACCCTGCCAACCCGTTGTGGGACAAGTCCTATGAAAAATCCTATCCGTATGACCAAAGGGACAATGAAATCAGGAAGGATGTGCTTGTGTACACTTCTGCCCCGTTGGCCAGTGACCTGAAGGTAGTGGGCGAGGTGGTGGCCGAGCTTTTTGTGTCCTCCACGGCAAAAGACACTGACTTTGCCATTACGCTCACCGATGTTTACCCCGATGGAAAGTCGATTAACCTCTCGGGAATGGATGCCGGCTATTTAAGAATGCGGTATAGGAATGGCTTTGAAAAGCAGGAATTAATGAAGCCGGGCGAAGTGTACAAAATTCGGATAGGCCAGCTTTACACGGCCAACCTTTTTAAGAAAGGCCACCGCATCCGGGTGCAGGTCACCAGCAGCAAGGCACCACATCATGACCCCAACCCGAACACAGGGACCGAAATGGCCACGGAAAAGGATTTGGTCCCTGCCGCAAATACGGTTTACCACTCCAGGCAGTACCCATCCAAAATCATCCTGCCGGTCATTGAATGA